A genomic stretch from Phycisphaerae bacterium includes:
- a CDS encoding DUF192 domain-containing protein, with amino-acid sequence MNTRNNWIGVFRTVVAMTALAVLSSCAADPRPTTPRPTTPRNDFSKMRTATIVITGRTTYTAYVADTEVTREFGLMNVTEAELPADQGMIFVFDQDRLLSFWMHNTIIPLDIAYIRSDGTIVKTHTMQPLDERGYPSIEPARFALEVRAGQFAQWGIRAGDHVELPAELLN; translated from the coding sequence ATGAATACCCGCAATAACTGGATCGGAGTTTTTCGCACGGTCGTCGCGATGACGGCGCTGGCAGTTCTGTCGAGCTGCGCGGCCGATCCGCGCCCGACGACCCCCCGCCCGACGACGCCGCGAAACGACTTTTCGAAGATGCGGACGGCGACCATCGTCATCACCGGCCGAACCACGTACACGGCCTACGTCGCGGACACGGAGGTCACGCGGGAATTCGGGCTCATGAACGTCACCGAGGCGGAGTTGCCCGCCGATCAGGGAATGATCTTCGTCTTCGACCAGGACCGGCTGCTCTCCTTCTGGATGCACAACACGATTATCCCCCTGGACATCGCCTACATCCGATCCGACGGAACGATCGTGAAGACCCACACCATGCAGCCGCTCGACGAGCGCGGCTATCCGTCCATCGAGCCGGCCCGATTCGCCCTCGAGGTCCGGGCCGGCCAGTTCGCGCAGTGGGGTATCCGGGCCGGCGATCATGTCGAATTACCGGCGGAACTGCTCAACTAA
- the acs gene encoding acetate--CoA ligase: protein MTDTHIESVMTGSEKYPPSAAFSAQAHVKSLAEYERLHQRSIKDPEGFWGEVAGNFHFFKKWDRVLKWNLPFSEWFVGGQTNMSYNCLELQIERGRGDQTAILWEGEPVDEHGRPREVRKYTYRELLREVCKFANGLKSIGVKKGDRVTIYMPMTPELPIAMLACARIGAPHSVIFGGFSAQAIVDRVQDAESHYIVTSDGGYRRGSIVPLKTNVDEACAMTDLVKKVVVHRRCGNDVTMKSGRDVWWHDLVANATDNCPAEPLDSEHMLFLLYTSGSTGKPKGILHTTAGYMVYTGYTAKLLFDFKPNDIFWCTADIGWVTGHTYIAYGPLLNGVTVVMYEGAPNHPDWDRFWAICARHKVNKFYTAPTAIRAFMKQGPQHPEKHDLTGLQLLGTVGEPINPAAWTWYHEHIGGKRCPIVDTWWQTETGAAMIAPLPGAIPTKPGSATRPFFGIDAAIMSKEGVVQKANSGGFLVIRKPWPGMLRGIYGDEARFRKQYWSEIPGVYFTGDGARCDEDGYFWIMGRVDDVIKVSGHRLGTAEVESALVSHPKVAEAAVVGFPDEITGEAIAAFVTVKGGAKPDDALKDELKKHVTAQVGAIARPKDIRFTEALPKTRSGKIMRRLLREMATKGRVEGDTTTLEDFTTIAKLRDDEG, encoded by the coding sequence ATGACGGACACCCACATCGAATCGGTTATGACCGGGTCGGAAAAATACCCGCCGTCGGCGGCGTTCTCCGCGCAGGCCCACGTGAAATCCCTGGCGGAATACGAGCGTTTGCACCAGCGCTCGATCAAAGACCCCGAGGGCTTCTGGGGCGAAGTGGCGGGGAATTTTCACTTCTTCAAGAAATGGGACCGCGTTCTGAAATGGAACCTGCCGTTTTCGGAATGGTTCGTCGGCGGACAGACGAACATGAGCTACAACTGTTTGGAACTCCAGATCGAGCGCGGTCGCGGCGATCAGACGGCGATCCTCTGGGAAGGCGAGCCGGTGGATGAACACGGGCGGCCGAGGGAGGTGCGAAAATATACTTATCGCGAGCTTCTTCGTGAAGTGTGCAAGTTCGCCAATGGCCTCAAGTCGATCGGCGTCAAGAAGGGCGACCGCGTCACGATCTACATGCCGATGACGCCGGAGCTGCCGATCGCGATGCTGGCCTGTGCGCGGATCGGCGCTCCGCATTCCGTAATCTTCGGGGGGTTCTCAGCCCAGGCGATCGTCGACCGGGTCCAGGACGCCGAGTCGCACTACATCGTCACGTCGGATGGCGGTTATCGCCGGGGTTCTATCGTCCCGCTCAAGACGAACGTGGACGAGGCCTGCGCGATGACCGACCTGGTTAAGAAGGTCGTCGTGCATCGGCGTTGCGGCAACGATGTCACGATGAAAAGCGGGCGCGATGTGTGGTGGCATGATCTCGTGGCAAACGCGACGGACAACTGCCCCGCCGAGCCGCTCGACAGCGAGCACATGCTCTTTTTGCTGTATACCAGCGGCAGCACCGGCAAGCCGAAGGGCATCCTGCACACAACCGCCGGCTACATGGTTTACACGGGCTATACGGCGAAACTCCTCTTTGACTTCAAGCCCAATGACATTTTCTGGTGTACGGCCGACATCGGTTGGGTCACCGGACATACCTACATCGCGTATGGTCCGCTGCTCAATGGCGTGACCGTAGTCATGTACGAGGGCGCGCCCAACCATCCCGACTGGGACCGCTTCTGGGCGATCTGCGCGCGGCACAAGGTAAACAAATTCTACACGGCGCCGACGGCGATCCGGGCGTTTATGAAGCAGGGTCCGCAGCATCCCGAGAAGCACGATCTGACCGGCCTGCAACTCCTGGGCACCGTGGGGGAGCCGATCAACCCGGCGGCCTGGACGTGGTATCACGAACACATCGGCGGCAAACGCTGTCCAATCGTCGACACGTGGTGGCAGACCGAGACCGGCGCCGCGATGATCGCGCCGTTGCCGGGGGCCATCCCCACCAAGCCGGGCTCGGCGACACGGCCGTTTTTCGGGATCGATGCGGCGATCATGAGCAAGGAGGGAGTCGTACAAAAGGCCAACAGCGGCGGGTTCCTGGTGATCCGCAAGCCGTGGCCCGGGATGCTCCGCGGGATCTACGGTGACGAAGCCCGTTTCCGCAAGCAATATTGGTCGGAGATCCCCGGCGTTTATTTCACGGGCGACGGGGCGCGCTGCGACGAGGACGGCTACTTCTGGATCATGGGCCGCGTCGACGACGTCATCAAAGTCTCCGGTCATCGCCTGGGAACGGCGGAAGTGGAGTCGGCGCTCGTCTCGCATCCCAAGGTGGCGGAGGCCGCGGTCGTCGGGTTTCCCGATGAAATCACAGGCGAGGCCATTGCCGCGTTCGTTACGGTGAAGGGCGGCGCGAAGCCGGACGACGCACTCAAAGATGAGCTGAAAAAGCACGTTACCGCGCAGGTAGGGGCGATCGCCCGGCCGAAGGACATCCGTTTCACCGAGGCGCTGCCCAAGACGCGAAGCGGAAAAATCATGCGCCGCCTGTTGCGGGAGATGGCCACGAAGGGACGCGTGGAGGGCGATACCACGACGCTGGAAGACTTTACGACGATTGCCAAACTTCGCGATGACGAAGGATAA
- a CDS encoding HAD family hydrolase: MDCTRGAVIFDMDGTLTRPTLDFDLIRAEIGIVASPILEAVGRMTPGERERAESILRRHESEAAANSELQPGAAEVVAALRTAGWRVALMTRNSRASTRVLQERHGLILDFVRTREDGTFKPSPEPIFDICRALERDPAASYAIGDYHYDILCGKAAGATTVLLLDGGGDRPPWADEADLVISQLTELLTHMGLRP, translated from the coding sequence ATGGATTGCACGCGCGGGGCCGTAATCTTTGACATGGACGGCACGCTCACGCGGCCAACCCTCGATTTTGACTTGATCCGCGCGGAGATCGGCATCGTCGCCTCCCCGATTCTCGAAGCGGTTGGAAGGATGACGCCGGGGGAGCGCGAGCGGGCCGAGTCGATCCTCCGCCGCCATGAGTCCGAGGCGGCAGCCAACAGTGAATTGCAGCCCGGCGCGGCCGAAGTCGTGGCGGCACTTCGAACGGCGGGCTGGCGGGTGGCCCTGATGACGCGAAACTCGCGGGCGTCCACCCGCGTCCTTCAGGAACGTCATGGGCTGATTCTCGATTTCGTGCGAACGCGCGAGGATGGGACATTCAAGCCGTCGCCGGAACCGATCTTCGACATCTGCCGGGCCCTGGAGCGGGACCCGGCCGCGTCCTATGCCATAGGAGACTATCACTACGATATTCTGTGCGGGAAAGCGGCGGGCGCAACGACCGTTCTGCTACTCGACGGCGGCGGGGATCGGCCGCCGTGGGCGGACGAGGCGGACCTGGTCATTTCGCAGTTGACAGAACTGTTAACCCATATGGGTCTCCGGCCCTAG
- a CDS encoding DUF3052 family protein: MAMESACKLQVGRDHYDGKVRMEADHIDFAGQTKFRFRIHEMTAPRRQDLTIQFGFHGHGVIIELASERAVQNWIDYILHPRTLADKLGVKEGHTIRVMNLDDTELLDSLQTKKTKLVSQASSRCDLVMLGVERSSELRQLEDLSENLRPNGAIWVVLPKSGRTVTKANVVAAVREAGLNHVEVVDYSETQSAHKIVRNHLRKKSGNGAYSSVVDPDPPTPRRVSAKDK; the protein is encoded by the coding sequence ATGGCAATGGAATCAGCGTGTAAGCTTCAAGTCGGCCGGGATCATTACGACGGGAAGGTGCGCATGGAGGCGGACCACATCGATTTTGCCGGCCAGACCAAATTCCGCTTTCGCATCCACGAAATGACGGCCCCGCGGCGGCAGGACCTGACGATTCAGTTCGGGTTCCACGGCCACGGCGTGATCATCGAACTGGCCAGCGAGCGGGCGGTGCAGAACTGGATCGACTATATCCTCCACCCGCGAACGCTGGCGGACAAGCTGGGCGTCAAAGAGGGGCATACCATCCGGGTGATGAACCTCGACGACACGGAGCTTTTGGATTCTCTCCAGACCAAGAAGACCAAACTGGTCTCCCAGGCGTCGTCGCGTTGCGACCTGGTCATGCTCGGCGTCGAACGGTCCAGCGAACTGCGCCAATTGGAAGACCTCAGCGAGAACCTGCGTCCCAACGGCGCCATCTGGGTCGTCCTGCCCAAGAGCGGCCGGACGGTCACCAAGGCCAACGTCGTCGCGGCGGTCCGCGAAGCGGGCCTGAACCATGTCGAAGTCGTGGATTATTCCGAGACGCAGTCGGCGCATAAGATCGTTCGCAATCACCTCCGCAAAAAATCGGGCAACGGCGCCTATTCGAGCGTGGTGGACCCGGATCCGCCCACTCCGCGCCGTGTGTCCGCGAAAGACAAGTAA
- a CDS encoding HAD family hydrolase, which yields MRIAMWSGPRNISTALMRAWGNRPDTAVCDEPLYAHYLLKTDVDHPGRDEVVAHHETDWRKVVASLTGPIPEGKRIYYQKHMAHHLLPEIDRGFLRHLTNGLLIRHPAEMLTSLTKVLPHPRLADTGLPQQLEILQFIEGATDSAPPIVDARDVLENPRRMLELLCIALGVEFSESMLSWPAGRRSTDGIWAQHWYAAVEKSTGFEPYRPKHEEMPEHLRPLLEECLGCYEALYAQRLGR from the coding sequence TTGCGCATAGCCATGTGGTCCGGCCCGCGCAACATCTCTACGGCGTTGATGCGCGCTTGGGGCAATCGGCCCGACACAGCGGTGTGCGACGAGCCACTCTACGCTCATTATCTGTTGAAAACCGATGTGGATCATCCCGGTCGTGACGAAGTCGTCGCTCATCACGAGACGGATTGGCGGAAGGTCGTGGCCTCTCTGACGGGCCCCATCCCTGAGGGCAAGCGCATCTATTATCAAAAGCACATGGCGCATCATTTGTTGCCGGAGATCGACCGTGGTTTCCTGCGGCATTTGACGAATGGGCTGCTGATCCGCCATCCCGCAGAAATGCTGACATCGCTCACCAAAGTCCTTCCACACCCGCGATTGGCGGACACCGGCCTTCCCCAGCAACTCGAGATTCTTCAGTTCATCGAAGGCGCTACGGATAGCGCGCCGCCCATCGTTGATGCACGAGACGTCCTGGAGAACCCTCGCCGGATGCTCGAACTGCTTTGCATCGCACTGGGAGTTGAATTCTCAGAGTCGATGCTCTCCTGGCCCGCCGGACGACGATCCACCGACGGGATCTGGGCCCAACACTGGTATGCGGCGGTCGAGAAATCCACCGGCTTTGAGCCGTATCGACCCAAACACGAAGAGATGCCGGAGCACCTGCGACCCCTTCTCGAAGAATGCCTGGGCTGTTATGAAGCGCTTTATGCCCAGCGCCTGGGCCGTTGA
- a CDS encoding M36 family metallopeptidase has translation MSRTHLFASYLMSILFAAPVRAGEAHPPSALPDFDFAGGIRMETGASVALKPAQKAKLAELEAAIGGDLRITVNTQGLAPRSLAGSRPLTAPSGQPAEAIAEAFLRANKAFYGFTDQEITNLQLDAQYTDAHNGVTHVFYGQLADGIPVFPASLGVHINARGQVLSVQGDVFPGVRVPAAAALTPERAAELAAQHVGVNYHATRTGARGDKVELAQGAFLAPVSVTRVVYPLLGNPRLAYRMLLEKNGLEWYDVVIDANSGQILNRRNLYACTGLLTPSSPPEANPAGPRALVYTDHPLATVRGTGDQSRKYPYTCDPSGHARGYANAPLNGADSYSVTPHAGEFVIDQTLLPMPNSTNPVRSNSLPLVSTPQSPSGWFTLQAGHYTTIGNNVDAKDDHAADNEATIGFRPDGGLNGDFSGPAYVYQHYYAQNGPYADTAARLAGAAPDLPAVVTNLFYYSNWYHDFLYHLGFTEAAGNFQQDNFGRGGAGGDYLYADAQDGSSTDNANFGTPPDGSHPRMQMFLFTSLLRDGDLDADIVYHEISHGLSNRLVGGPNNTSCLGVGLVGESGGMGEGWGDWYAAMIADEPVMGEYATGDTAAGIRRFAMNEGPDDFTYGFICTGPPSNPSLVACEVHDIGEFWSIVLWEVREAMINRFHNRAFPGGPTFPTFTSAGSPAGNIKNAQGRTTDGSNSPAQIDNATIENATFAVLFDVTDGMKLAPCNPTMVDMRDAILAADRAIGGSLVDVIWRAFANRGVGSAAFSTGGQDSGAAAIVEDFTVPQSVADCEAAGGPLSAPVFTAVSNSPNTVDITITPNGAAEYIIYRSTTGAGTTVQPTPYVEIARSASTVFTDTGRDGGLTHYYRVRAARNDDCVSDSNVVSVIPLGGALPCATDPFFNGLTRVIIPGDCARVLLDWLPALSNCAGGPVVTYNIYRDTSATFTPSAGNRIATGVAGNSYSDTPGALNTLYYYVVRGEDSTTGNGGPANDGNEDTNTLRRSALVTSAALVSQGFTDDVESGPDNQSSAHFTSIGFTSPAQMERGGWFRDSNSDLVTPHSPATMWHTFNPDNKSVAPSGDTIYTLTSDVITITPTSILSFYHSYLTEPAFDGGVVEAALVDDTTGLVGTFVDIGHLIYENPYNGVLDAEGSDNTLANRPAYTGGNLGSMIRSRAFLGALVPMSEPDQEIVVRFVFGSDVANTITVPPVVEGSYYPGWYIDDITIDQSCCPLSSAPENLIAAAAGNNQIALNWTAPGGAVSQYLVLREQVGAGVPVVFDDLIGSVPGTQTTFTDTQAEGGITYAYVVRAVPDSGCPSGDSNVATATTTGVCLTLPSFLGVRRVTEPPLATCGLDLMWQEGIANCVGATVSYNIYRSTSSTFTPGPANRIAEGVSGLTFRDQSGLVSGATYYYVVRAEDSTPDGGGPANGGNEDQNLVRLSGVPQGLLTSGPDFSDDIEPAASAGYTTFSTRDAGGWQVLPDATAHSATNAWVVLDDQPGSPTLTSKDDRLTLPPVNLTSTSVMTFWHNYDFARFSDTLPPPDFHSGGILEISADGQTWFDLKDHITSGGYTGTIDSGATNPLAGRMAWVGSSDGTPGSPIPGRADAMHQVQVNLGGAIQDVNFFGVTSLPGALVRFRLGGTFQALLGGVQGTGWGVDDLTITNVLQAQACSSCAACVGDLNADGYINGGDVQVFTDCALGGGCAAPACADFSGDGVIDLDDLAPFVDELMSDDDNICP, from the coding sequence ATGAGCCGAACCCATCTTTTCGCGTCGTACTTGATGAGCATTCTTTTTGCCGCGCCGGTCAGGGCCGGTGAAGCCCACCCTCCGTCGGCCCTGCCGGATTTTGACTTCGCCGGAGGTATTCGGATGGAAACCGGCGCGAGCGTCGCGCTGAAGCCGGCCCAGAAGGCGAAACTGGCCGAACTGGAGGCGGCAATCGGGGGCGACTTGCGCATCACAGTTAACACGCAGGGTCTTGCGCCAAGGAGCCTGGCGGGCTCGAGGCCGCTGACAGCTCCTTCGGGTCAACCTGCCGAGGCCATCGCGGAGGCGTTCCTGCGCGCCAACAAGGCTTTTTATGGATTCACAGACCAGGAGATCACCAACCTCCAGCTTGATGCGCAGTACACGGACGCGCACAACGGCGTGACGCACGTTTTTTATGGGCAACTGGCCGACGGGATTCCTGTTTTTCCGGCCAGCCTGGGTGTCCACATCAACGCGCGCGGGCAAGTGCTAAGCGTTCAGGGCGATGTATTCCCGGGGGTTCGCGTTCCGGCCGCGGCCGCGCTGACCCCCGAGCGGGCGGCGGAATTGGCCGCACAACACGTGGGTGTCAACTACCACGCGACTCGGACAGGAGCCAGAGGTGACAAAGTCGAATTAGCTCAAGGGGCGTTTTTGGCTCCGGTTAGCGTTACGCGAGTGGTTTACCCGCTCTTGGGCAATCCCCGGCTGGCGTATCGGATGTTGCTGGAGAAGAACGGCTTGGAATGGTATGACGTGGTCATCGACGCCAATTCCGGGCAGATCCTGAATCGCCGAAACCTCTACGCTTGTACGGGCCTGCTAACGCCCTCGTCGCCCCCCGAGGCTAACCCCGCCGGGCCCCGCGCCCTCGTTTATACGGATCATCCGCTGGCGACGGTGCGAGGAACCGGCGATCAGTCGCGAAAGTATCCCTACACGTGTGACCCGTCCGGGCATGCGCGCGGCTATGCCAATGCGCCGCTGAATGGAGCGGACAGCTATTCGGTGACGCCGCACGCAGGCGAATTCGTCATCGACCAGACGCTTTTGCCAATGCCCAATTCGACGAACCCGGTGCGATCCAACAGCCTGCCGCTGGTGTCGACTCCGCAGTCGCCGAGTGGATGGTTCACTCTGCAGGCCGGTCATTACACCACGATCGGCAACAATGTGGATGCCAAGGATGATCACGCGGCGGATAACGAGGCGACCATCGGCTTTCGGCCGGATGGGGGCCTAAATGGTGACTTCAGCGGCCCCGCATATGTGTACCAGCATTATTACGCTCAGAACGGTCCCTACGCCGACACCGCGGCGCGGCTGGCCGGGGCGGCGCCCGATCTACCTGCGGTCGTCACGAATTTGTTCTATTACAGCAATTGGTATCACGATTTTCTCTATCACTTGGGGTTTACGGAGGCGGCGGGAAACTTTCAACAAGATAATTTCGGGCGCGGCGGCGCCGGCGGTGACTATCTTTACGCCGACGCCCAAGACGGCTCGAGCACGGACAACGCCAACTTCGGCACGCCGCCGGACGGTTCCCATCCACGCATGCAGATGTTTCTCTTCACATCGCTGCTCCGGGATGGAGATCTCGACGCCGATATCGTGTATCACGAGATTTCTCACGGATTGTCAAATCGACTCGTCGGCGGGCCAAACAATACGTCTTGTCTCGGCGTCGGGTTGGTGGGCGAATCCGGTGGCATGGGCGAAGGATGGGGCGATTGGTACGCCGCAATGATCGCCGACGAGCCGGTGATGGGAGAATATGCCACTGGCGATACGGCGGCCGGCATTCGCCGCTTCGCGATGAATGAAGGGCCCGACGACTTCACGTACGGCTTCATTTGTACGGGTCCTCCCAGCAACCCCAGCCTGGTAGCGTGTGAAGTTCACGACATCGGCGAGTTTTGGTCCATCGTTCTTTGGGAAGTGCGCGAGGCGATGATCAATCGCTTTCACAATCGGGCATTCCCCGGCGGACCGACCTTTCCCACCTTTACCTCGGCGGGCTCCCCTGCCGGCAACATCAAGAATGCCCAGGGTCGAACGACGGACGGCAGCAACAGCCCCGCGCAAATCGACAACGCGACGATCGAGAACGCGACGTTCGCCGTGTTGTTTGATGTGACCGACGGCATGAAGCTCGCACCGTGTAACCCCACGATGGTGGACATGCGCGACGCGATCCTGGCGGCCGACCGGGCGATAGGCGGTTCGCTCGTCGACGTGATTTGGCGGGCATTTGCCAATCGCGGTGTCGGCAGCGCGGCGTTCTCGACCGGCGGACAGGATTCCGGAGCGGCCGCAATTGTCGAAGACTTCACGGTGCCCCAGAGTGTGGCGGATTGCGAAGCCGCAGGCGGGCCTCTCTCCGCGCCGGTATTTACGGCAGTCTCCAACTCTCCGAACACGGTCGATATTACGATCACGCCCAATGGGGCGGCGGAGTACATTATCTACCGCAGCACGACGGGCGCGGGAACGACAGTTCAGCCCACGCCGTATGTCGAGATCGCTCGCTCAGCTTCGACCGTGTTTACGGATACGGGCCGCGATGGCGGTTTGACGCATTACTACCGTGTCCGCGCGGCGCGCAACGATGATTGCGTCTCCGACAGCAATGTCGTCAGCGTGATTCCGCTCGGCGGGGCGCTGCCGTGTGCGACGGATCCGTTCTTTAATGGACTAACCCGGGTGATCATACCCGGCGACTGCGCGCGGGTCCTGTTGGATTGGCTGCCGGCGCTTTCAAACTGCGCGGGCGGGCCGGTCGTTACCTACAACATCTATCGCGATACGTCGGCAACCTTTACTCCGAGCGCCGGCAACCGAATTGCCACGGGTGTCGCGGGCAACAGCTATTCCGATACGCCTGGCGCCTTGAATACCTTGTATTATTACGTCGTGCGGGGCGAAGATTCGACGACAGGTAATGGCGGGCCGGCGAATGACGGAAACGAGGATACAAATACGCTGCGTCGCTCCGCGCTGGTTACCAGTGCGGCACTCGTGTCCCAGGGCTTCACTGACGATGTCGAGAGCGGGCCTGACAACCAGAGTAGCGCTCACTTCACTTCGATTGGGTTTACGAGCCCCGCACAAATGGAACGCGGTGGCTGGTTCCGGGACAGCAATTCGGACCTGGTGACCCCGCACTCACCGGCCACGATGTGGCATACCTTTAATCCCGACAATAAGTCCGTCGCCCCGTCGGGCGATACGATTTACACGCTGACCAGCGACGTCATCACGATCACTCCGACCAGCATTCTGAGCTTCTACCATTCGTACCTGACGGAGCCGGCATTCGACGGCGGCGTGGTCGAAGCGGCGCTCGTCGACGACACGACCGGCCTCGTCGGCACATTTGTCGATATCGGGCACTTAATCTACGAGAACCCCTACAATGGCGTGCTCGACGCGGAGGGAAGCGACAATACGCTGGCAAACCGGCCGGCTTACACCGGCGGCAATCTGGGATCCATGATTCGCTCGCGGGCCTTCCTGGGCGCCTTGGTTCCGATGAGCGAGCCGGATCAGGAAATTGTGGTCCGCTTCGTCTTCGGCAGCGATGTCGCCAACACGATCACCGTCCCGCCGGTCGTGGAGGGGAGTTATTACCCCGGCTGGTATATTGATGATATCACGATTGACCAAAGCTGTTGTCCGCTCTCGTCTGCACCGGAAAACCTGATTGCAGCCGCGGCGGGAAACAATCAGATCGCGCTCAACTGGACCGCGCCCGGAGGCGCCGTGAGTCAGTATCTGGTACTGCGCGAGCAGGTCGGCGCGGGCGTCCCCGTCGTCTTTGACGATCTGATCGGCTCGGTGCCGGGCACGCAGACGACCTTCACCGACACCCAGGCCGAAGGTGGCATCACTTACGCCTATGTGGTGCGCGCAGTGCCGGATTCGGGATGTCCTTCAGGCGATAGCAATGTCGCGACTGCCACGACGACCGGCGTGTGCCTGACGCTGCCGAGCTTCCTGGGAGTCCGTCGGGTGACCGAGCCTCCGCTGGCCACCTGCGGACTGGATTTGATGTGGCAGGAGGGCATCGCGAATTGTGTCGGTGCGACGGTCAGCTATAACATCTATCGAAGTACTAGTTCAACGTTCACACCGGGCCCAGCGAATCGGATCGCCGAAGGCGTCAGCGGGCTTACATTCCGCGACCAGAGCGGTTTGGTCAGCGGCGCGACCTATTACTACGTCGTTCGCGCAGAGGATTCCACACCAGACGGAGGCGGTCCGGCCAATGGCGGTAACGAGGACCAGAACTTGGTTCGTCTGAGCGGCGTACCGCAGGGATTGCTCACGTCGGGTCCCGACTTCAGCGACGACATCGAGCCGGCGGCCAGTGCCGGGTATACGACGTTCAGCACTCGTGACGCGGGTGGGTGGCAAGTGCTGCCTGACGCGACGGCCCACAGCGCGACGAACGCCTGGGTCGTGCTGGACGACCAGCCGGGTTCCCCGACGCTTACCTCCAAGGACGATCGCCTCACACTGCCGCCGGTCAACCTGACCTCGACCAGTGTGATGACGTTTTGGCACAATTACGATTTCGCCCGGTTCTCGGATACGCTCCCTCCGCCCGATTTCCATAGCGGCGGCATTTTGGAGATTTCCGCCGACGGCCAGACGTGGTTTGACCTGAAAGACCACATCACATCTGGCGGATACACCGGCACCATCGACAGCGGGGCGACGAATCCGTTGGCCGGGCGGATGGCATGGGTCGGCTCCAGCGACGGCACCCCCGGAAGCCCCATTCCTGGGCGCGCGGACGCCATGCACCAAGTGCAGGTGAACCTCGGCGGGGCGATCCAGGACGTGAATTTCTTCGGCGTGACAAGCCTGCCGGGCGCGCTCGTTCGCTTCCGACTCGGCGGGACGTTCCAAGCCCTGCTAGGCGGCGTCCAGGGCACGGGCTGGGGCGTGGATGACCTCACGATCACCAACGTGCTGCAGGCGCAGGCGTGCAGCTCCTGCGCGGCCTGCGTGGGCGACCTGAACGCCGACGGCTATATCAACGGTGGCGATGTCCAGGTCTTTACGGATTGCGCCCTGGGCGGCGGATGCGCGGCCCCGGCGTGCGCCGACTTTAGCGGCGACGGCGTCATCGATCTGGACGACCTCGCGCCGTTCGTCGATGAGTTGATGAGCGACGACGACAATATCTGCCCGTAG
- a CDS encoding aminotransferase class IV encodes MLQSFNPLNKDLLININGRLIHRDEAGISPFDSAVQGGDAVWEGLRLYRGRIFKLYEHLARLRSSAKALAFAEIPADEHMVGELRRTLAANHMTDGVHVRLTLSRGVKYTSGMDPRLNTAGPTLIIVAEHKPPVYDKSGVTLITSSIRRFPPDCLDPKIHHCNLIQSILAKIEANVAGVDDALMLDTRGFIAETNATNVFIVEGGMVRTSRPIACPEGITRATVLGLCQSHGIPCAEVDLSLTELYRGEECFCSGTMGELAPVIKVDGRVIGDGRAGPMTARLSELYRKLTETEGVEVV; translated from the coding sequence ATGCTCCAATCTTTCAACCCGCTGAACAAGGACCTCCTCATCAATATCAACGGTCGGCTGATCCACCGCGACGAGGCGGGCATCAGCCCGTTCGATTCGGCGGTCCAGGGCGGCGACGCGGTGTGGGAGGGGCTACGACTCTACCGCGGTCGCATCTTCAAGCTCTATGAGCATTTGGCGCGACTGCGCAGCTCGGCCAAGGCCCTCGCCTTTGCCGAGATTCCCGCGGATGAACACATGGTCGGCGAACTTCGCCGCACACTCGCCGCCAACCACATGACAGACGGTGTGCACGTTCGGCTGACCCTCAGCCGCGGCGTGAAGTACACCAGCGGGATGGATCCGCGGCTGAATACCGCCGGGCCCACCCTGATTATTGTCGCCGAGCACAAGCCGCCGGTTTACGACAAGTCGGGCGTCACCTTAATCACCAGCAGCATCCGCCGTTTTCCTCCGGACTGTCTGGATCCCAAGATCCATCATTGCAATCTGATCCAGTCGATCCTCGCCAAGATCGAGGCCAACGTCGCGGGCGTGGACGACGCCTTGATGCTCGACACGCGGGGTTTCATCGCCGAGACGAATGCGACGAATGTGTTCATCGTTGAAGGGGGGATGGTGCGAACCAGCCGGCCGATCGCCTGTCCCGAGGGCATCACCCGGGCGACCGTATTGGGTCTGTGTCAGTCGCATGGAATTCCCTGTGCCGAGGTGGACCTGTCGTTGACCGAACTCTATCGCGGAGAGGAGTGTTTCTGCAGCGGCACGATGGGTGAGCTGGCGCCGGTCATCAAAGTGGATGGCCGAGTGATTGGCGATGGTCGTGCGGGGCCGATGACCGCGCGCCTGAGCGAATTGTACCGAAAATTGACCGAGACCGAGGGAGTGGAAGTCGTCTGA